In Halobacteria archaeon AArc-dxtr1, the sequence CGTCGCCGCAAACGTCGGGGCGGCTGTCGAGGAGACGCCGGATGCGACGGTACTCTACCAGACCGGCGGCATGGGAATCGAACCGATCACGTACGTTCTCGGCCCGGATGCGGAGTCGGTTGCGAGCACCGTCCGATCGCTGCTCTAGCTCGAGACATGTCCGAGACAGCCCACTCGAACGACTCCACCGACAGTACGCAGGCGTTCTACGGCCGCTGGGCTCGCCTCTATGACCTGCTGGCACGACGGACGCCCGGTATCGTCCGTCTCCGGCGGCGGGCGGCGGCGGCCTGCCGGCTCGACCCTGGCGACACGGTCGTCGAGATGGGGTGTGGGACGGGGGCGAATCTGCCGTTCTTGCGCGACGCTGTCGGCCCGGAGGGAGCCGTCGTCGGAATCGACGTGACCGAGCCGGTCCTCCAGCGCGCGCGCCGAGTGACTGCCGACTACGACAACGTCCACGTGGTTCAAGCAGACGCGACCCGACCACCCGTCGAGGAGGCCGACGCCGTGCTGGCGACGTTCGTGGTCGGGATGCTTCCTGATCCCGCCGGCGCGGTCGACGACTGGTGTGATCTCGTCGGGTCGGGTGGACACGTGGTCCTCGTCAACGCCGCCGCGAGCGAGGCGTGGTATGGACCGCCCGCAAATGTGGCTCTCCGTGTGGTAACGGTCCTTTCGACGCCGCCGACGACGAAGCTCCGATACGAGCGCTCGCCGACGAACCGCCTCACCGAGCGGGTGACCGCGGCCCACGAGCGATTGTGCGAGCGCTCGCTCGAGATCGCTCACGAGACGCACGCAACAGGAGTGGTTCGGCTCACTGGCGGCCGGATCGACTGAGCTACTCCGGCTGGTCGACGATCCAGGTTGGGGGCCCGCATCGACGATCGGTCTCCGACGCCTCACCTCCGGTCAGCGACTGTGGGAGAGAATCGGTGTTGCTGGCAAGCGTCTCGACGACGGCTGCGAGTTCGTCGAACCGCACTCCTGGAGCAGCACGCAGTGGATCGATATCCCACCGTACGAAGTCGGCAGCCGCAAGTTTCGGAAGGTGACTGTGGACCAACGTCTGGCGTACCATCTCCCGATCCTGCTCGCGAGACCGAGACACGACCCCCTCCGGAAGCCGAATGTGTTCGTCGGACGGGGCGTCTAGAAGGGCGACTACGAGCTGCCGTCGTAGGGGTACCGCAATCGCCTCAAGCACCTCGTCCCAGCGCTCGACGGTCCGTGGCTCGTCACAAAGCGTGGCGTGGGACATACAGTCTATAATGAACAATAACAATACATAAATCGGTCGACGCTTATGTGAACGTTCTGTTTCGGTTGGTTTCGAGAACCGGTTGGCTCGAGTTTACATCGTCGATGAACGACGTCAGCGCGAAGATCCGGTAGACAGAGGCGCGCTGGTTCTCCGCACGTGTATCGAGGAACCGGTGGACGTCCGCCGTCGAGAATACGTCGCCGACCGCGTCACACTGATCCATCTGGTGGCGAATACACCGGATCGTGTCCGGCTGCATCGATGAATCCGTATCGAGGTTGTTGACCGATTTGATGATCGGCTTGACCGCCTCCATCAGCCG encodes:
- a CDS encoding methyltransferase domain-containing protein — encoded protein: MSETAHSNDSTDSTQAFYGRWARLYDLLARRTPGIVRLRRRAAAACRLDPGDTVVEMGCGTGANLPFLRDAVGPEGAVVGIDVTEPVLQRARRVTADYDNVHVVQADATRPPVEEADAVLATFVVGMLPDPAGAVDDWCDLVGSGGHVVLVNAAASEAWYGPPANVALRVVTVLSTPPTTKLRYERSPTNRLTERVTAAHERLCERSLEIAHETHATGVVRLTGGRID